One genomic segment of Candidatus Cloacimonadota bacterium includes these proteins:
- a CDS encoding YifB family Mg chelatase-like AAA ATPase encodes MVGIVKTYTTIGIDGQLLTVECDSAGQMYSVNIVGMASNAVKESKDRIFAALSNSGFEAAIKRFTINLAPADIKKDSAALDLPIAISVLQSIKQLPVEYLSQTAIIGELSLDGNLRPVKGVLPIALAAKRDGMDALVLPYENAEEAAIIEELKVIPVTSLREAVLYLRGEIEIKPATVDRDKIFSVLNDFPVDMHDVKGQYQVKRALEVSAAGGHNLLMIGPPGSGKTMLARRVPTILPELSLDESLEATKIHSVAGYSKHFKNGILTTRPFRAPHHSCSENGLIGGGTFPRPGEVSLAHFGVLFLDELPEFKRGVLEVMRQPLEDGIVTISRAATSLTFPADFMLIASMNPCPCGYFGANIPNHYCTCEPGAIARYRGRVSGPLLDRIDIHVEVPSVSYADLSGLPSGDRSAVIRARVNKARQVQRARYADEGIFCNAQMSSRLLRKYCKLDADSQAQMQHAIDHLGYSARVFDRILKVSRTIADLEGLANINSDHISEAIQYRTLDRKYWG; translated from the coding sequence ATGGTAGGTATTGTAAAGACATACACTACGATCGGAATCGACGGCCAGCTGCTGACGGTGGAATGTGACAGCGCCGGGCAGATGTATTCCGTGAACATCGTGGGCATGGCATCCAACGCCGTGAAGGAGAGCAAAGACCGCATTTTCGCGGCGCTCAGCAACTCCGGTTTCGAGGCCGCAATCAAGCGTTTCACCATCAATCTGGCCCCGGCCGACATCAAGAAAGACAGCGCCGCGCTGGACCTTCCCATCGCCATTTCCGTGCTGCAGAGCATCAAACAACTGCCAGTGGAATACCTCAGTCAAACCGCGATTATCGGCGAGCTCTCGCTGGACGGCAATCTGCGCCCCGTGAAGGGCGTTTTGCCCATAGCCCTGGCCGCCAAGCGAGATGGCATGGATGCTTTGGTGCTGCCTTACGAAAATGCCGAGGAAGCCGCCATCATCGAGGAATTGAAAGTGATCCCGGTGACCTCGCTGCGAGAAGCGGTGCTCTATCTGCGTGGCGAAATCGAAATCAAACCGGCGACGGTTGACAGGGACAAGATATTCTCCGTGCTGAACGATTTTCCCGTGGATATGCACGACGTGAAAGGCCAATATCAGGTGAAGCGCGCCTTGGAGGTCTCAGCCGCGGGAGGCCACAACCTGCTGATGATCGGCCCTCCCGGCAGCGGCAAGACCATGCTGGCGCGCCGGGTGCCTACGATATTGCCGGAGCTCTCTCTGGACGAGTCTTTGGAGGCCACCAAGATCCATTCCGTGGCCGGCTATTCCAAGCACTTCAAAAACGGCATCCTCACTACCCGGCCTTTTCGCGCTCCGCACCACTCCTGCAGCGAAAACGGGTTGATCGGTGGCGGAACTTTCCCCCGGCCCGGGGAAGTGTCTTTGGCGCACTTCGGTGTGCTGTTTCTGGATGAGCTGCCTGAGTTCAAACGCGGGGTGCTGGAAGTGATGCGCCAACCTCTGGAGGACGGGATCGTAACCATCTCCAGGGCCGCCACCAGCCTTACTTTTCCTGCTGATTTCATGCTCATCGCCTCGATGAATCCCTGCCCCTGCGGCTATTTCGGAGCCAACATCCCAAATCATTACTGCACCTGCGAGCCAGGTGCCATCGCGCGTTACCGCGGCCGGGTTTCCGGACCACTTTTAGACCGTATCGACATTCACGTGGAAGTCCCCAGCGTAAGCTACGCCGACTTGTCCGGTCTGCCTTCCGGAGACCGCTCCGCCGTCATCCGCGCCCGGGTTAACAAAGCCCGGCAAGTTCAACGCGCCCGCTATGCCGATGAAGGAATATTCTGCAACGCTCAGATGAGTTCGCGCCTGCTGCGAAAATATTGCAAGCTTGATGCAGACAGCCAGGCCCAGATGCAGCACGCCATTGACCATCTGGGCTATTCCGCCCGCGTATTTGACAGAATCCTGAAAGTATCGCGAACCATCGCCGACCTCGAAGGCCTGGCCAATATCAATAGCGACCACATTTCAGAGGCAATCCAGTACCGCACCCTGGACCGCAAATACTGGGGTTGA